One stretch of Pseudoramibacter sp. DNA includes these proteins:
- a CDS encoding MurR/RpiR family transcriptional regulator, giving the protein MDEILTNIRTKYNTLSKTQKVIADFILKNASRIPMLSITELAKACDTSETTVMRFLKKLNYHSYQVFRVKIAQATTEEPSTSINDDLDPNDDLDTIKHKIIGHTLTAINDINAVIPSSILKKAIDLIRSSKRIMIYGVGASGAIAMDAYHKFAGIGLDVRYYPDPHLMNITCTQANANDLMLAISHTGESIEVNHAVQTAKENGAKILSLTSFANSTLAKLSDLYLLSSTNDSKYHSEAMASRIVQLTIVDILYTATFMQDEKHYYKALNASRVAVSRNKT; this is encoded by the coding sequence ATGGACGAGATCTTGACGAATATCCGCACAAAATACAATACGCTTTCAAAAACGCAAAAAGTCATTGCGGATTTTATATTAAAAAATGCCAGCCGTATTCCGATGCTTTCCATTACAGAATTGGCCAAGGCCTGTGATACCAGCGAAACAACGGTCATGCGGTTTTTAAAGAAATTAAATTATCACTCTTACCAGGTTTTCCGGGTGAAAATCGCCCAGGCCACAACTGAAGAGCCCAGCACTTCCATCAATGACGACTTAGATCCCAACGATGATCTCGATACCATTAAACACAAGATCATCGGACACACCCTCACCGCCATTAATGATATCAATGCGGTGATCCCATCATCTATACTCAAAAAAGCTATCGATCTTATCCGTTCTTCAAAACGGATCATGATTTACGGCGTCGGCGCATCCGGGGCAATCGCAATGGATGCTTACCACAAATTTGCCGGCATCGGCCTGGACGTGCGCTACTATCCGGACCCGCACCTTATGAACATCACCTGCACTCAGGCCAACGCAAATGATTTGATGCTCGCCATATCCCACACCGGAGAAAGCATTGAAGTCAACCATGCAGTTCAGACTGCAAAGGAAAACGGCGCAAAGATTTTAAGTCTGACCAGCTTTGCCAACTCAACTTTGGCCAAATTATCAGATTTGTATCTGCTCAGCTCCACCAATGACAGCAAATACCATTCCGAAGCCATGGCATCCAGAATCGTTCAGCTCACCATTGTCGACATCCTCTACACCGCAACCTTTATGCAGGATGAAAAACATTATTACAAAGCTCTGAACGCTTCCCGCGTCGCCGTTTCCCGCAACAAGACTTGA
- a CDS encoding galactitol-1-phosphate 5-dehydrogenase, protein MMKAVRMYQPKDLRVEDVKKPEMQADEVMVKVQACGVCGSDIPRILTYGAHVSPIICGHEFSGEIEAVGSEVEGYQPGDRVVVPPLIPCGHCEWCQKGIYSLCEDYDYYGSRRDGAFAQYVSVKKTNLMKVPDGVSYEDAATLDPCANAWHGLINRGHFKEGDTVAVVGTGPIGLFAVQIAHMKGAKKIIAVDVWDKKLEIAKTVGADVVVNSLNDDPIEAVKAATDGEGANVVVDFSGSPIAQQQAIMMAAKMGRVVFLGISHKGLDLKAETVDTLMRGQIELAGSWNSFTAPFPGEDWTESLKMYTKGMTAKDIISHRITLDEVPDIFKKIDAGHYFFNKIMIFPWKEA, encoded by the coding sequence ATGATGAAAGCAGTACGAATGTATCAGCCAAAAGATTTACGTGTCGAAGATGTTAAAAAACCGGAAATGCAAGCTGATGAAGTCATGGTCAAAGTCCAGGCCTGCGGGGTGTGCGGCTCGGATATTCCAAGAATTTTGACATACGGCGCTCATGTCTCGCCGATTATCTGCGGTCATGAATTTTCAGGCGAAATTGAAGCCGTCGGCAGTGAAGTCGAAGGCTATCAGCCGGGCGACCGGGTTGTGGTTCCGCCGTTGATTCCCTGCGGACACTGCGAATGGTGCCAAAAGGGCATTTACTCTTTGTGTGAAGACTACGATTATTACGGCTCCAGACGGGATGGCGCCTTTGCCCAATACGTTTCAGTGAAGAAAACGAATTTGATGAAAGTGCCAGACGGCGTGTCCTACGAAGACGCCGCAACTTTGGATCCCTGCGCCAATGCCTGGCACGGGCTGATCAACCGCGGACACTTTAAAGAAGGCGATACCGTCGCAGTCGTCGGGACAGGCCCGATCGGTTTATTCGCCGTCCAGATTGCGCACATGAAAGGCGCCAAGAAAATCATAGCCGTCGACGTTTGGGATAAAAAACTTGAAATTGCCAAAACCGTCGGCGCTGATGTTGTCGTAAACTCGCTTAATGACGATCCCATTGAAGCGGTGAAGGCCGCAACTGACGGAGAAGGTGCCAACGTGGTTGTCGATTTCTCGGGTTCTCCCATCGCGCAGCAGCAGGCGATCATGATGGCAGCAAAAATGGGGCGTGTCGTTTTCCTCGGTATTTCTCACAAAGGGTTGGATCTTAAAGCCGAAACCGTGGATACGTTAATGCGCGGCCAGATCGAACTGGCGGGTTCCTGGAACTCCTTTACAGCACCGTTCCCGGGAGAAGACTGGACGGAATCTCTCAAAATGTACACCAAGGGCATGACAGCCAAAGACATCATCAGCCACCGCATTACTCTGGATGAAGTGCCGGATATCTTTAAGAAAATAGATGCAGGCCATTATTTCTTTAACAAGATCATGATCTTTCCCTGGAAAGAAGCTTGA
- a CDS encoding FGGY-family carbohydrate kinase, translating into MIEAKYFMGVDTGTQSVRVVVTDISGNILVASEKPYQTYFPKPGRAEQKPDDWWRCFNEAVKEVTDQLSMGVRYSIVGISVCSTSSTVVPIDDHGNALQDAIMWMDTRAIKEMEICNATHHPCLKYCGGAESVEWMIPKVLWIKRNQSDVYQKAYKIIEQLDWFNYKLTGGKLATSICQAACKWNYIDGHGGWQKDFFEQIGLEDYEDILVTDVKQVGEPLGKIDHEFAEKYDLNPEMQVIEGGIDAHIGMLGLGVSKPGRLAMIMGTSFVQLCFSKEEKELEGIWGPYLNPVVPGLNILEGGQISAGSIVKWYMKQWGFDKMDRPYEAIAEMLKSTKPGANGLVALDFFQGNRTPYKDPNAKGVIYGLTLSHTKADIYRALIESVAMGTKNIIDNFEKQGVPIDMIVGCGGVTKDKNWMQIIADATGKPIIVTVDPSAGGLGCCIVAAVGTQTYASFDEATEGMVKMAYTVEPNPDNYPAYEALFKRYTELYSHLKDMMNDEEE; encoded by the coding sequence ATGATTGAAGCGAAATATTTTATGGGCGTTGATACCGGAACGCAGAGTGTGCGTGTTGTGGTCACAGATATCAGCGGCAATATTCTGGTTGCCAGTGAAAAGCCGTATCAGACGTATTTCCCGAAACCGGGAAGGGCAGAACAGAAGCCTGATGATTGGTGGCGCTGTTTCAATGAAGCCGTAAAAGAAGTGACCGATCAATTGTCGATGGGGGTGCGGTACAGCATCGTCGGCATCTCTGTCTGCTCCACATCGTCGACGGTTGTGCCGATTGATGATCACGGCAATGCGCTCCAGGATGCCATCATGTGGATGGATACCCGGGCCATCAAAGAAATGGAAATCTGCAATGCGACGCATCATCCCTGTTTGAAATACTGCGGCGGCGCCGAATCGGTCGAATGGATGATTCCGAAGGTTCTGTGGATCAAGAGAAATCAGTCTGATGTTTATCAAAAAGCGTACAAGATTATTGAACAGCTGGACTGGTTTAATTACAAACTCACCGGCGGAAAATTGGCGACTTCTATCTGCCAGGCGGCCTGTAAATGGAACTATATTGACGGTCATGGCGGATGGCAGAAAGATTTCTTTGAACAAATCGGATTAGAGGATTATGAAGATATTTTGGTGACCGATGTCAAACAAGTGGGCGAACCCCTTGGCAAGATCGATCATGAATTTGCGGAAAAATACGATCTCAATCCGGAAATGCAGGTCATCGAAGGCGGCATCGACGCCCATATCGGCATGCTGGGACTCGGGGTGTCAAAACCGGGACGGCTGGCCATGATCATGGGCACCAGCTTTGTTCAGCTCTGCTTCTCCAAAGAAGAAAAAGAACTCGAAGGCATCTGGGGACCTTATCTCAATCCTGTGGTGCCGGGGCTCAATATTCTTGAAGGTGGGCAGATTTCAGCGGGGTCAATCGTCAAATGGTATATGAAACAATGGGGATTCGACAAGATGGACCGCCCCTATGAAGCGATTGCCGAAATGTTAAAATCGACGAAGCCCGGCGCCAATGGCCTGGTTGCACTGGACTTTTTCCAAGGCAACAGAACGCCTTATAAAGACCCGAATGCCAAAGGCGTTATTTACGGGCTGACGCTGAGCCACACCAAGGCGGATATTTACCGCGCGCTGATTGAATCTGTCGCGATGGGCACCAAAAATATTATCGATAACTTTGAAAAGCAAGGTGTGCCTATCGATATGATCGTCGGCTGCGGCGGTGTGACCAAAGACAAAAACTGGATGCAGATTATCGCGGATGCAACGGGCAAACCGATTATTGTGACCGTTGATCCCAGCGCAGGCGGCTTAGGATGCTGCATTGTGGCAGCAGTCGGAACCCAAACCTATGCCTCTTTTGACGAAGCGACGGAAGGCATGGTAAAAATGGCCTATACGGTTGAACCGAATCCTGATAACTATCCGGCTTATGAAGCGCTCTTCAAACGGTACACAGAATTGTACAGCCATTTGAAAGATATGATGAACGACGAAGAAGAATAA
- the deoC gene encoding deoxyribose-phosphate aldolase has protein sequence MDKQEILSRCDHTLLKPFSTWEDMVPICEDALKYHTASVCIPPCYVKPAKQHYPELNVCTVIGFPNGYNTPEVKAAEAIQAIADGASEIDMVINIGEMKAGNYDYVLNEIKVLRKVTEGKILKVIVETCYLDEAEKIKVCELVTEAGADFIKTSTGFGTAGATIEDVELFKKHIGPKVKIKAAGGISSVEDLEAFVKAGCARIGTSRAIGLLKNS, from the coding sequence ATGGACAAACAAGAAATTTTAAGCAGGTGCGATCACACCTTACTCAAACCTTTTTCAACCTGGGAAGATATGGTCCCGATTTGTGAAGACGCCTTGAAATACCACACGGCGTCGGTCTGCATTCCGCCGTGCTATGTGAAACCGGCAAAACAGCATTACCCGGAACTGAATGTCTGCACTGTCATTGGTTTTCCAAATGGCTACAACACACCGGAAGTTAAAGCTGCAGAAGCGATTCAGGCCATCGCGGACGGCGCATCGGAAATCGACATGGTCATCAATATCGGAGAAATGAAAGCCGGAAATTATGATTATGTATTAAACGAAATCAAGGTGCTTCGCAAAGTAACCGAAGGCAAGATCCTGAAAGTCATCGTCGAAACCTGTTATCTCGACGAAGCGGAAAAAATCAAAGTCTGCGAATTGGTCACCGAAGCCGGGGCCGACTTTATCAAAACGTCGACTGGATTTGGAACCGCAGGCGCAACGATTGAAGATGTGGAGCTCTTTAAAAAACATATCGGACCGAAGGTTAAAATCAAAGCCGCCGGCGGCATCAGTAGCGTCGAAGATTTAGAGGCCTTTGTCAAGGCCGGATGCGCGAGAATCGGAACGAGCCGCGCCATCGGATTATTAAAAAACAGTTAA
- a CDS encoding alpha/beta fold hydrolase, translating into MQQQIDKKRFEVKSSDGKTVLQCTAWMPAQPLGVVQLVHGMQEYVGRYEAFARYLAEKGLVVAGHDQLGHGGSVNSNEDLGYFGDGDSAQVLEADIHLVNRKIREVYPHLPLILFGHSFGSYLLRDYIASYPVTAAGVILSGCGMQSMATVNSARMIGRVLKFFKGARYRSPLMNRIAFGHYLDRIEHPITEKDWLSHNTEENRRYIADPKCNYTFTLNGFFTIGDLVERTQDPKRMAKIPKDLPILLVSGAEDPVGDYGEAVRRIYKIYKEDLGLHHVNMMLYPGFRHELLQETGRSQVFEDLGEWIEKNCFNRQESRASFDK; encoded by the coding sequence ATGCAGCAACAGATTGACAAAAAAAGATTTGAGGTGAAGTCCTCGGACGGGAAGACCGTCCTTCAATGTACGGCCTGGATGCCGGCGCAGCCTCTGGGGGTGGTGCAGCTCGTCCACGGCATGCAGGAATACGTCGGCCGGTACGAAGCCTTTGCCCGATATCTCGCGGAAAAAGGCTTGGTGGTGGCGGGCCACGACCAGCTGGGCCACGGCGGTTCGGTCAACTCCAATGAGGATCTCGGCTATTTTGGCGACGGGGACTCGGCGCAGGTGCTCGAAGCGGATATTCATTTGGTGAATCGGAAGATCCGGGAAGTTTATCCGCACCTGCCGCTTATTTTGTTCGGCCACAGTTTCGGCTCGTACCTGCTCCGGGATTACATAGCGAGTTATCCGGTGACGGCGGCCGGGGTCATTTTGTCCGGCTGCGGCATGCAGTCCATGGCCACGGTGAACAGTGCCCGGATGATCGGCCGCGTGCTCAAGTTTTTTAAAGGGGCGCGCTACCGCTCACCGCTCATGAACCGCATCGCTTTCGGCCATTATCTGGACCGGATTGAACATCCGATCACCGAAAAGGATTGGCTGTCCCACAATACGGAAGAAAATAGGCGCTACATCGCCGACCCGAAGTGCAATTACACGTTCACTTTAAACGGCTTTTTTACCATTGGGGATCTCGTGGAGCGCACCCAGGACCCGAAGCGCATGGCGAAGATTCCGAAAGACCTGCCGATTTTACTGGTCAGCGGCGCGGAAGATCCGGTGGGGGATTACGGTGAAGCGGTGCGGCGCATTTATAAGATTTACAAAGAAGATTTAGGCCTTCACCATGTGAACATGATGCTGTACCCGGGATTTCGCCACGAGCTTCTGCAGGAGACCGGCCGGTCGCAGGTGTTTGAAGATCTCGGGGAGTGGATCGAAAAAAACTGCTTTAATCGGCAGGAAAGCCGCGCATCATTTGACAAATAA
- a CDS encoding triose-phosphate isomerase — MGKFLLGTNWKMNKTTKEGLAYTDGLTDIIPKFPEYQFFICPPYVQLWKQRELIDEKHSTLMLGAQNVHYEDAGQFTGEISPVMLKEIGLDLLEIGHSERRQYYNETDYTVNKKVLAGLKHGFTTLICVGDYMQEKEFGVSAEVLAKQIKIALHGVEEKDLDRVWIAYEPYWAIGVQGIPAEPEVVDGLHKIMRGVLVDLYGEKGKDVPLLFGGSVNITNAVAYAKCEDVNGLFIGRAAWHTDTFEEIMNALREAGIK, encoded by the coding sequence ATGGGTAAATTTTTGTTGGGCACCAACTGGAAAATGAACAAGACGACCAAAGAAGGTCTGGCGTACACGGACGGTCTCACGGACATTATTCCAAAATTTCCGGAATATCAGTTCTTCATCTGTCCGCCCTACGTGCAGCTTTGGAAACAGCGGGAACTCATCGACGAAAAGCATTCCACGCTGATGCTGGGCGCCCAGAACGTACATTACGAAGATGCGGGCCAGTTCACCGGAGAAATTTCGCCGGTGATGCTCAAAGAAATCGGCCTGGATCTGCTGGAAATCGGCCACAGCGAACGCCGCCAGTACTACAACGAAACGGACTACACGGTCAATAAAAAAGTCCTCGCGGGCTTAAAGCACGGCTTCACGACGCTGATCTGCGTCGGGGATTACATGCAGGAAAAGGAATTCGGCGTCTCCGCCGAAGTCCTGGCCAAACAGATCAAGATCGCCCTCCACGGGGTCGAAGAAAAAGATCTTGACCGGGTGTGGATCGCTTATGAACCCTACTGGGCCATCGGCGTTCAGGGCATTCCCGCAGAACCGGAAGTCGTCGACGGCCTCCACAAGATCATGCGGGGCGTCCTCGTCGATCTCTACGGCGAAAAGGGCAAGGACGTGCCGCTGCTCTTCGGCGGATCCGTGAACATCACTAACGCCGTCGCCTACGCGAAATGCGAAGACGTGAACGGGCTCTTCATCGGCCGGGCCGCCTGGCACACCGACACCTTTGAAGAAATCATGAACGCCCTCAGAGAAGCGGGGATTAAGTAA